One genomic region from Actinocatenispora thailandica encodes:
- a CDS encoding helix-turn-helix transcriptional regulator, giving the protein MPAQLSPTARALLALEILHQRPGVTADELASRLGVTERAARRYVGILREAGVPVESVRGPYGGYRLGRGARLPPVVFTEEEALGLVMAVLDGQPAAAAGEDGIGAALTKVIRVLPDRVGRQAAALRAHAAATPDRHAARPDPVTTSALVTASAAQCQVRLRYRSESGNEWETDVDPWAVVVRYGKWYLLCRSHRANAVRTYRVDRIRAVEQTRYRFEPPADLDPVAALEENLGIGWEYDTRVEFDAPLDQVASWVRPPMGRLEPAGDGCVLVGSTSNPRMYAREWLSTSPFGFRVVGGPELRAAVASVAAQFTAAVADPTPPSPPSPPSPPGPPGPPGPR; this is encoded by the coding sequence GTGCCCGCCCAGCTGAGCCCGACCGCGCGCGCCCTGCTCGCGCTGGAGATCCTGCACCAACGCCCCGGGGTGACCGCGGACGAACTGGCGTCCCGGCTCGGCGTCACCGAGCGCGCCGCGCGCCGCTACGTCGGGATCCTCCGGGAGGCCGGCGTCCCCGTCGAGTCCGTCCGCGGGCCCTACGGCGGGTACCGGCTCGGCCGCGGCGCCCGGCTGCCCCCGGTGGTGTTCACCGAGGAGGAGGCGCTCGGCCTGGTGATGGCGGTACTGGACGGGCAGCCCGCGGCCGCCGCCGGCGAGGACGGGATCGGCGCCGCGCTCACCAAGGTCATCCGGGTGCTGCCGGACCGGGTCGGCCGGCAGGCCGCGGCGCTGCGCGCGCACGCCGCCGCGACGCCGGACCGGCACGCCGCCCGCCCCGACCCGGTCACCACCAGCGCGCTCGTCACCGCGTCCGCCGCGCAGTGCCAGGTCCGGCTGCGGTACCGGAGCGAGTCCGGCAACGAGTGGGAGACCGACGTGGACCCGTGGGCGGTCGTCGTCCGGTACGGCAAGTGGTACCTGCTGTGCCGCTCACACCGGGCGAACGCCGTGCGCACCTACCGGGTGGACCGGATCCGCGCGGTCGAGCAGACCCGGTACCGGTTCGAGCCGCCCGCCGACCTCGACCCGGTCGCCGCGCTGGAGGAGAACCTCGGCATCGGCTGGGAGTACGACACCCGGGTCGAGTTCGACGCCCCACTGGACCAGGTGGCCTCCTGGGTACGGCCACCGATGGGGCGGCTGGAGCCGGCCGGCGACGGCTGCGTGCTGGTCGGCAGCACCAGCAACCCGCGGATGTACGCCCGGGAATGGCTGTCCACCTCACCGTTCGGCTTCCGGGTGGTCGGCGGGCCGGAGCTGCGCGCCGCGGTCGCCTCGGTGGCCGCCCAGTTCACCGCCGCCGTCGCCGACCCAACCCCACCCAGCCCGCCCAGCCCGCCCAGCCCGCCCGGCCCGCCCGGCCCGCCCGGCCCGCGTTGA
- a CDS encoding ABC transporter ATP-binding protein codes for MVKATTRATDVVQLSGVSRTYPGGTAVQALRDVSVAFRAGTFTAVMGPSGSGKSTLLHCAAGLDRPSSGRVLLAGTDIGTLREPKLTKVRRAHVGFVFQSFNLIDSLTVWQNVLLPQRLAGRRPDRRWAREVISRVGLAGREHHRPVQLSGGQQQRVALARALAARPDVIFGDEPTGALDLGTGREVLALLRQSVDEFGAAVVMVTHDPAAAAWADRVVFLADGRLAGELADPDVEQVTARMTRLSATVAGAR; via the coding sequence ATGGTCAAGGCAACGACACGAGCAACCGACGTGGTGCAGCTGTCCGGGGTGTCCCGCACCTACCCCGGCGGTACCGCCGTGCAGGCCCTGCGGGACGTGAGCGTCGCGTTCCGCGCCGGTACGTTCACCGCGGTGATGGGGCCCTCCGGGTCCGGGAAGTCGACGCTGCTGCACTGCGCCGCCGGCCTGGACCGGCCCAGCAGCGGCCGGGTGCTGCTCGCCGGTACCGACATCGGCACGCTGCGCGAGCCCAAGCTGACGAAGGTCCGGCGGGCGCACGTCGGTTTCGTCTTCCAGTCCTTCAACCTGATCGACTCGCTGACCGTGTGGCAGAACGTGCTGCTGCCGCAGCGGCTGGCGGGCCGGCGGCCGGACCGGCGCTGGGCCCGGGAGGTGATCTCCCGGGTCGGCCTGGCCGGCCGCGAGCACCACCGGCCGGTCCAGCTGTCCGGCGGCCAGCAGCAGCGGGTCGCGCTGGCCCGCGCCCTCGCCGCCCGGCCCGACGTCATCTTCGGCGACGAACCGACCGGCGCCCTCGACCTCGGTACCGGCCGGGAGGTGCTGGCGCTGCTGCGCCAGTCGGTCGACGAGTTCGGCGCCGCGGTGGTGATGGTCACCCACGATCCGGCCGCCGCGGCCTGGGCCGACCGGGTGGTGTTCCTCGCCGACGGCCGGCTCGCCGGCGAACTCGCCGACCCGGACGTCGAGCAGGTGACCGCGCGGATGACCCGGCTGAGCGCGACCGTGGCGGGTGCCCGATGA
- a CDS encoding glycosyltransferase family 2 protein, whose translation MAPLLSVVIPMYNEQDAIAPLTARLRPALDAITADYEVVAVDDGSADDTAQLVDGLRADWPQLRLIRLRRNAGHQAALTAGLTRARGRYVVSIDADLQDPPEKIGEMLALARRDHLDVVYGVRADRATDTVFKRRTAAAYYRLMRRLVGSWVPRDAGDFRLLSRTAVDALLALPDHQPVYRLLVPALGFPSGTVSYVRAERVAGTTKYPLGRMVRLALDSVTNFSAAPLRLATWLGLISFCCCLVMIGFGVVGYVAGWTVPGWTSLFVAVLFLGGLQLTCLGLLGEYVARIYSTVQARPTYHIGTDTAAARVEETTSA comes from the coding sequence ATGGCTCCGCTGCTGTCGGTCGTCATCCCGATGTACAACGAGCAGGACGCGATCGCGCCGCTCACCGCCCGGCTGCGGCCCGCGTTGGATGCGATCACCGCCGACTACGAGGTCGTCGCGGTCGACGACGGCAGCGCCGACGACACCGCGCAACTCGTCGACGGGCTGCGCGCGGACTGGCCGCAGCTGCGGCTGATCCGGTTGCGCCGCAACGCCGGGCACCAGGCGGCGCTGACCGCCGGCCTGACCCGGGCCCGCGGGCGCTACGTGGTGAGCATCGACGCCGACCTGCAGGACCCGCCGGAGAAGATCGGCGAGATGCTGGCGCTCGCCCGCCGCGACCACCTCGACGTCGTCTACGGGGTGCGCGCCGACCGGGCCACCGACACCGTCTTCAAGCGGCGCACGGCCGCCGCGTACTACCGGCTGATGCGGCGGTTGGTCGGCTCCTGGGTGCCGCGCGACGCGGGCGACTTCCGGCTGTTGAGCCGCACCGCGGTGGATGCGCTGCTCGCGCTGCCCGACCACCAGCCGGTGTACCGGCTGCTGGTGCCCGCACTGGGATTCCCCAGCGGTACGGTGAGTTACGTGCGGGCCGAGCGGGTCGCCGGCACCACGAAGTACCCGCTGGGCCGGATGGTCCGGCTCGCGCTGGACAGCGTCACGAACTTCTCCGCCGCGCCGCTGCGGCTCGCCACCTGGCTCGGCCTGATCAGCTTCTGCTGCTGCCTGGTCATGATCGGGTTCGGTGTCGTCGGGTACGTCGCCGGCTGGACGGTGCCCGGCTGGACGTCGCTGTTCGTCGCGGTGCTGTTCCTCGGCGGGTTGCAGCTGACCTGCCTGGGCCTGCTCGGCGAGTACGTGGCGCGGATCTATTCGACGGTGCAGGCGCGGCCGACCTACCACATCGGCACCGACACCGCCGCCGCCCGGGTCGAGGAGACGACCTCCGCGTGA
- a CDS encoding sensor histidine kinase, giving the protein MAAALSALIADSPVPVDLRVPDDTSVPAAVEAAAYFVVSEALTNAAKHAGAQRCEVTLAGTADGGLTVRVRDDGRGGADPDGAGLDGLRRRVEALDGILSVQSPAGGPTVLSAEFPCAS; this is encoded by the coding sequence TTGGCCGCCGCGCTGAGCGCGCTGATCGCCGACAGCCCGGTCCCGGTCGACCTCCGGGTACCCGACGACACGTCGGTGCCGGCCGCGGTGGAGGCCGCCGCGTACTTCGTGGTGTCCGAGGCGCTGACGAACGCGGCCAAGCACGCCGGTGCGCAGCGCTGCGAGGTGACGCTGGCCGGCACCGCGGACGGTGGCCTGACCGTCCGGGTACGCGACGACGGGCGCGGCGGCGCCGACCCGGACGGCGCCGGCCTGGACGGGCTCCGCCGCAGGGTGGAGGCCCTGGACGGCATACTCTCGGTGCAGAGTCCGGCCGGCGGGCCGACCGTCCTGTCCGCGGAGTTCCCATGCGCATCGTGA
- a CDS encoding response regulator transcription factor yields the protein MRIVIAEDLLLLRDGLIRILTDTGHQVVAAVDNGPDLERAVAEHRPDLSIVDVRLPPGFRDEGLRAALAIRAEHPGAPVLILSQYVERSYAADLLADGDGAVGYLLKDRVTSLDDFLDAIDRVAAGGTAMDPEVVRQLFARNTRDRGVAALTVREREVLGLVAEGLSNSAICAALSLAAVSVEKHITNILTKLDLPPDADSHRRVRAVLAYLNG from the coding sequence ATGCGCATCGTGATCGCCGAAGACCTGCTGCTGCTGCGCGACGGGCTGATCCGGATCCTCACCGACACCGGCCACCAGGTCGTCGCCGCCGTCGACAACGGGCCCGACCTGGAGCGCGCGGTCGCCGAGCACCGGCCCGACCTGTCGATCGTGGACGTCCGGCTGCCGCCCGGGTTCCGGGACGAGGGGCTGCGGGCAGCGCTGGCGATCCGGGCCGAACACCCGGGCGCCCCGGTGCTGATCCTCTCCCAGTACGTGGAGCGCAGCTACGCCGCCGACCTGCTCGCCGACGGGGACGGCGCGGTCGGCTACCTGCTGAAGGACCGGGTCACCTCGCTGGACGACTTCCTCGACGCGATCGACCGGGTCGCCGCCGGCGGCACCGCGATGGACCCGGAGGTGGTGCGGCAGCTGTTCGCCCGCAACACCCGGGACCGCGGCGTCGCGGCGCTGACCGTACGGGAGCGGGAGGTGCTGGGGCTGGTCGCGGAGGGCCTGTCGAACTCGGCGATCTGCGCCGCGCTGTCCCTCGCCGCGGTCTCGGTCGAGAAGCACATCACGAACATCCTGACCAAACTCGACCTGCCGCCGGACGCCGACAGCCACCGCCGGGTCCGCGCCGTCCTCGCCTACCTGAACGGCTGA
- a CDS encoding alpha/beta fold hydrolase — translation MDIVLVAGLWLDGSAWDQVVPEIEALGHRPVPVTLPGQGDGRTDATLDDQVAAVLAAVDAADAPPLVVGHSAATSLAWLAADARPERLAGVVLIGGFPNPDGERYADFFELRDGAMPFPGWGPFEGPDSADLDEPARRRFEAAAIPVPEGVARGVVRLTDDRRYEVPTVLVCPEFSPAQAREWIDGGDAPELAKAKRLALVDLDAGHWPMFSAPAALAPLLTTPTP, via the coding sequence ATGGACATCGTGCTCGTGGCCGGCCTCTGGCTGGACGGCTCCGCCTGGGACCAGGTGGTACCGGAGATCGAGGCGCTCGGCCACCGTCCGGTGCCGGTGACGCTGCCGGGCCAGGGCGACGGCCGTACCGACGCCACGCTCGACGACCAGGTCGCCGCGGTACTCGCCGCGGTGGACGCGGCCGACGCGCCGCCACTGGTGGTGGGGCACTCCGCGGCCACCTCGCTGGCCTGGCTGGCCGCCGACGCCCGGCCGGAGCGGCTCGCCGGGGTGGTGCTGATCGGTGGCTTCCCGAACCCGGACGGCGAGAGGTACGCCGACTTCTTCGAGCTGCGCGACGGCGCGATGCCGTTCCCCGGCTGGGGGCCGTTCGAGGGCCCGGACTCGGCCGATCTGGACGAGCCGGCCCGCCGCCGCTTCGAGGCCGCCGCGATTCCGGTGCCCGAGGGGGTGGCCCGGGGTGTGGTGCGGTTGACCGACGACCGGCGGTACGAGGTGCCCACCGTCCTGGTGTGTCCCGAGTTCAGCCCGGCGCAGGCGCGGGAGTGGATCGACGGCGGCGACGCGCCCGAGCTGGCGAAGGCGAAGCGGCTGGCACTGGTCGACCTCGACGCCGGCCACTGGCCGATGTTCAGCGCCCCCGCCGCCCTGGCCCCCCTCCTCACCACCCCCACTCCCTGA
- a CDS encoding FtsX-like permease family protein, with translation MLGVTGFTAVFVLVGAISLVARRRLRELALLRTVGATPAQLRRLLGVETALVGLVAGIPGAVGGALAADAVAQRFRDVGVVPAQFPVRVNVGVLLAAVAAGVAISVVSGALAARRATTIAPTEALRETVTAPAGGVAFRIVAAVLTAAGGIGVLVFVPLRSNMGIGMSFVSAALLMCSIAAAGPLLARVFGTALGAVLGRGGATGRLAAATTRTQPRRVAAVALPLALMVAITVTLLGTSTLTGQVAEHQQAQRSAGADWQLAPRAGSGVPLPVAQRLARLPGATGVAATLPSTIMIDDHGKPEHHSAQGRYATGAPALDLDVTAGRLGTGMAVGADLAAGQGWQVGDRVTVWLPDASTASLRIDAVYQRVAGFGEVVLPAALVAAHDPRGLVGALYLRGDDRLAETVRHQYPQLTVIEAQRTVATRGIETQQAAFDALTAILLGFIAISVANAFAMAAIARRREFADLRLAGATARQVHAMAVRETLIAVCLGLALGWAVTTVVVGAYGLAQDGHWHPVVAPAGYAAVIGGTGLLGLVAGIVPTRLLVRRRALPAT, from the coding sequence ATGCTCGGCGTCACCGGGTTCACCGCGGTGTTCGTCCTGGTCGGGGCGATCTCGCTGGTGGCCCGGCGGCGGCTGCGGGAACTCGCGCTGCTGCGTACCGTCGGCGCCACCCCGGCCCAGCTGCGCCGGCTGCTCGGCGTCGAGACGGCGCTGGTCGGCCTGGTCGCCGGGATACCCGGCGCGGTCGGCGGCGCGCTCGCCGCCGACGCCGTCGCGCAACGGTTCCGGGACGTCGGCGTGGTGCCAGCCCAGTTCCCGGTACGGGTCAACGTCGGCGTGCTGCTCGCCGCGGTCGCCGCCGGCGTGGCGATCAGCGTGGTCTCGGGTGCCCTGGCGGCGCGCCGGGCCACCACCATCGCGCCGACCGAGGCGCTCCGCGAGACCGTCACCGCACCGGCCGGTGGCGTCGCGTTCCGGATCGTCGCCGCGGTGCTGACCGCGGCCGGCGGCATCGGGGTACTGGTCTTCGTCCCGCTGCGGTCGAACATGGGCATCGGGATGAGCTTCGTCTCGGCGGCGCTGCTGATGTGCTCGATCGCCGCCGCCGGCCCGCTGCTCGCCCGGGTCTTCGGCACCGCGCTCGGCGCGGTGCTCGGCCGGGGCGGGGCCACCGGCCGGCTCGCCGCCGCCACCACCCGCACCCAGCCCCGCCGGGTCGCCGCGGTCGCGCTGCCGCTCGCGCTGATGGTGGCGATCACCGTGACGCTGCTGGGTACCAGCACGCTGACCGGCCAGGTGGCGGAGCACCAGCAGGCGCAGCGGTCAGCCGGCGCGGACTGGCAGCTCGCGCCGCGCGCCGGCAGCGGCGTACCGCTGCCCGTCGCGCAGCGGCTGGCCCGGCTGCCGGGGGCGACCGGCGTCGCGGCCACGCTGCCCAGCACGATCATGATCGACGACCACGGGAAGCCCGAACACCACTCGGCGCAGGGCCGCTACGCCACGGGCGCGCCGGCCCTGGACCTCGACGTCACCGCCGGACGGCTGGGTACCGGCATGGCCGTCGGCGCCGACCTCGCCGCCGGGCAGGGGTGGCAGGTCGGCGACCGGGTCACCGTCTGGCTGCCGGACGCGAGCACCGCGTCGCTGCGGATCGACGCGGTGTACCAGCGGGTCGCCGGGTTCGGCGAGGTCGTACTGCCGGCGGCGCTGGTCGCGGCGCACGACCCGCGCGGCCTGGTCGGCGCGCTCTACCTGCGCGGCGACGACCGGCTCGCCGAGACCGTGCGACACCAGTACCCGCAGCTCACCGTCATCGAGGCGCAACGCACCGTCGCCACCCGAGGCATCGAGACGCAGCAGGCCGCGTTCGACGCGCTGACGGCGATCCTGCTCGGGTTCATCGCCATCTCGGTCGCGAACGCGTTCGCGATGGCCGCGATCGCCCGCCGCCGGGAGTTCGCCGACCTGCGGCTGGCCGGCGCGACCGCCCGGCAGGTACACGCGATGGCGGTACGGGAGACGCTGATCGCGGTCTGCCTCGGGCTGGCGCTGGGGTGGGCGGTCACCACGGTCGTCGTCGGGGCGTACGGGCTGGCCCAGGACGGCCACTGGCACCCGGTCGTGGCCCCGGCGGGGTACGCGGCGGTGATCGGCGGCACCGGCCTGCTCGGGCTGGTCGCCGGCATCGTGCCGACCCGGCTGCTGGTCCGCCGCCGCGCGCTGCCGGCGACGTGA
- a CDS encoding sugar O-acetyltransferase has protein sequence MDAEERIARGMLYTESDAAFLADRRRADLLFEYNRTPPGAVDRRTQLLGRILGSVGRNPVVASPLHAAYGSNVHLGDDFYGNVNLTFVDDVEIRIGDGVMIAPSCTLTTTGHPVHPQLRQDYNRFSEPIVLADKVWLGSNVVVLPGVTIGSGAVIGAGSVVSKDVPPMVVAVGVPCRPVRDITDADLTQRQPPGLG, from the coding sequence ATGGATGCCGAGGAACGCATCGCGCGCGGGATGCTCTACACCGAGAGCGATGCGGCGTTCCTGGCCGATCGGCGGCGGGCCGACCTGCTGTTCGAGTACAACCGGACGCCACCGGGCGCGGTCGACCGGCGCACCCAGCTGCTCGGCCGGATCCTCGGCTCGGTCGGCCGCAACCCGGTGGTCGCGTCGCCGTTGCACGCCGCGTACGGCAGCAACGTGCACCTCGGGGACGACTTCTACGGCAACGTGAACCTGACGTTCGTGGACGATGTGGAGATCCGGATCGGCGACGGGGTGATGATCGCGCCGAGCTGCACGCTGACCACGACCGGGCATCCGGTGCATCCGCAGCTGCGGCAGGACTACAACCGGTTCTCCGAGCCGATCGTGCTGGCGGACAAGGTGTGGCTGGGCAGCAACGTGGTGGTGCTGCCCGGGGTGACCATCGGGTCCGGGGCGGTGATCGGCGCCGGTAGCGTGGTGTCGAAGGACGTGCCGCCGATGGTGGTGGCGGTCGGCGTGCCGTGCCGCCCGGTCCGCGACATCACCGACGCCGACCTGACCCAGCGCCAGCCACCCGGCCTCGGGTAG
- a CDS encoding sensor histidine kinase: MIGRTVRALAYLALGAPVAVVALAWTLVSSVLLLLLAPTQLAPRALLGATAVNRALARCERRRLGWYSHRPVPVPYQPAGAGPVRARAAAVFRDPATRRDAGWLAALFPVALPSMLLGVAPAALAVGLATAPAWLWAVPNPNAPALIAPIVGTWPGRCAAAVLGLALLPLVARWVQTLARGQGGLARLLLRPDDRQRLTALAERLASTRARVVDAQAAELRRIERDLHDGAQARIVAAGMTLALAGRKLRGRPDDPVRADVDLARRQLDGALAELRHLVRGIHPPILTDRGWPPR, encoded by the coding sequence GTGATCGGTCGGACCGTACGCGCACTGGCCTACCTGGCGCTCGGCGCACCGGTGGCGGTCGTCGCGCTCGCCTGGACGCTGGTCTCGTCGGTCCTGCTGCTGCTCCTGGCGCCCACCCAGCTCGCGCCCCGCGCGCTGCTCGGCGCCACCGCCGTCAACCGGGCGCTGGCCCGGTGCGAACGGCGGCGGCTCGGCTGGTACTCGCACCGCCCCGTCCCGGTGCCCTACCAGCCCGCCGGCGCCGGGCCGGTCCGGGCCCGCGCCGCCGCGGTGTTCCGCGACCCGGCGACCCGGCGCGACGCCGGCTGGCTCGCCGCACTGTTCCCGGTGGCGCTGCCGAGCATGCTGCTCGGCGTCGCGCCGGCGGCCCTGGCGGTCGGGCTGGCGACCGCGCCGGCCTGGCTGTGGGCGGTACCGAACCCGAACGCGCCGGCGTTGATCGCCCCGATCGTCGGCACCTGGCCCGGCCGGTGCGCGGCGGCGGTGCTCGGCCTGGCGCTGCTGCCACTCGTGGCCCGCTGGGTGCAGACCCTCGCCCGCGGTCAGGGCGGCCTCGCCCGGCTGCTGCTGCGACCCGACGACCGGCAGCGGCTGACCGCGCTGGCCGAGCGGCTCGCCAGTACCCGGGCGCGGGTGGTGGACGCGCAGGCCGCCGAGCTGCGCCGGATCGAACGCGACCTGCACGACGGCGCGCAGGCCCGGATCGTGGCCGCCGGCATGACGCTGGCGCTCGCCGGCCGCAAGCTGCGCGGTCGACCCGACGACCCGGTCCGGGCCGACGTCGACCTCGCCCGCCGGCAGCTCGACGGTGCCCTCGCCGAACTGCGCCACCTGGTCCGCGGCATCCACCCGCCGATCCTCACCGACCGGGGTTGGCCGCCGCGCTGA
- a CDS encoding helix-turn-helix transcriptional regulator has protein sequence MSERAPDCATGRRPPGTGERAPRSELPGRMLRLLSLLQGRREWPGRELAARLGVTERTLRRDISRLRELDYPVAGSTGTAGGYRLEPGPALPPLLLDDDEAVAIALALSTAVPGIDEVGARALAKLTQVLPARLRPQLARLADTVAAVPHRQSTGTDPDVLATLAAACRDTEIVTFDYRGRSGAPGRRRVEPHHLVTLRGNWYLVAYDPERAGWRTFRLDRVDAPRGTRHRFARRTLPAPDAASYLARSFAGARYRYSARVAVALPADAVRSRVYLSVPGQVTELGPDRCTVSMSADSLDLVVQYAATVVSLGAATGLDADPEILDRLRALGADLGTLVPESTVD, from the coding sequence ATGAGCGAACGCGCGCCGGACTGCGCCACCGGGCGCCGCCCACCCGGCACCGGCGAGCGGGCGCCGCGGAGCGAGCTGCCGGGCCGGATGCTGCGGTTGCTGTCCCTGCTGCAGGGGCGGCGGGAGTGGCCCGGCCGGGAGCTGGCCGCCCGGCTCGGCGTCACCGAACGCACCCTGCGCCGCGACATAAGCCGGCTGCGCGAGCTGGACTACCCGGTCGCCGGCAGCACCGGCACCGCCGGCGGGTACCGGCTGGAACCCGGCCCGGCGCTGCCGCCGCTGCTGCTCGACGACGACGAGGCGGTCGCGATCGCGCTCGCCCTGTCCACCGCGGTACCCGGCATCGACGAGGTCGGCGCGCGGGCGCTGGCGAAGCTGACCCAGGTGCTGCCGGCCCGGCTGCGGCCGCAGCTGGCCCGGCTGGCCGACACGGTGGCGGCGGTGCCGCACCGGCAGTCCACCGGTACCGACCCGGACGTGCTGGCGACGCTCGCGGCGGCGTGCCGGGACACCGAGATCGTCACGTTCGACTACCGAGGCCGGTCCGGCGCGCCCGGCCGGCGCCGGGTCGAGCCGCACCACCTGGTCACCCTGCGCGGCAACTGGTACCTCGTCGCGTACGACCCGGAGCGGGCTGGCTGGCGCACCTTCCGGCTGGACCGGGTGGACGCCCCGCGCGGCACCCGGCACCGGTTCGCCCGGCGCACGCTGCCGGCGCCGGACGCCGCCAGCTACCTGGCCCGGTCGTTCGCCGGCGCCCGCTACCGCTACTCCGCGCGGGTCGCGGTGGCGCTGCCGGCCGACGCCGTCCGCAGCCGGGTGTACCTGTCCGTACCGGGTCAGGTCACCGAACTCGGCCCGGACCGCTGCACGGTGTCGATGAGTGCCGACTCGCTCGACCTGGTCGTGCAGTACGCGGCGACGGTGGTCTCGCTCGGCGCCGCCACCGGCCTGGACGCCGACCCCGAGATCCTCGACCGGCTTCGCGCCCTCGGTGCGGACCTCGGCACCCTGGTGCCCGAGTCCACTGTGGACTGA
- a CDS encoding FAD-binding oxidoreductase, translating into MIDVTTLRDQARGPVLRPGDDGFDAACGGFQLLDPHRPDAVLVAADERDVRVAVNFAAERGVPLAVQATGHGRNVGLDGGLLLATGALTAVRVDPADRTAWVSAGATWRQVIDATAPYGLAPLSGSFPALGAVSYTLGGGIGLLSRRYGFAADRVRQLDVVTPDGELRHVTADTEPDLYWGLRGGGGNLGVVTGMRIELLPVARVYGGALAFDVDADPGVLAGWWRWTRDLPDELTSAVSMLGYPDLPVFPAALRGRHIAKLQLCWCGPAEQGERLIAPLRELGECVQDSVGELPYAESGSIFAEPERPHPYRSSPVLLSALDADRLDALRRDAGAAPVMCVVGIRHLGGAMARPPRVPNAVGHRDAAYLLSVLSPVDADAGTVADTHRRLTAPWQPDAVGRPLNFSFGPLAPREVLAGFDEAAQQRLAELRARFDPAHTLRPHHPIPTPGRCRPG; encoded by the coding sequence ATGATCGATGTGACGACACTGCGTGATCAGGCGCGCGGGCCGGTGTTGCGGCCCGGTGACGACGGTTTCGACGCCGCCTGCGGCGGTTTCCAGCTCCTCGACCCGCACCGCCCGGATGCGGTACTGGTGGCGGCCGACGAGCGCGACGTCCGGGTCGCGGTGAACTTCGCCGCGGAACGCGGGGTGCCGCTCGCGGTGCAGGCCACCGGGCACGGCCGCAACGTGGGCCTGGACGGCGGCCTGCTGCTCGCCACCGGCGCGCTGACCGCGGTACGGGTCGACCCGGCCGACCGGACCGCGTGGGTGTCGGCCGGCGCCACCTGGCGGCAGGTCATCGACGCGACCGCGCCGTACGGGCTGGCGCCGCTGTCCGGCAGCTTCCCCGCGCTGGGCGCCGTGTCGTACACCCTCGGCGGTGGCATCGGCCTGCTGTCCCGCCGGTACGGGTTCGCCGCCGACCGGGTCCGGCAGCTCGACGTCGTCACCCCGGACGGGGAGCTGCGGCACGTGACCGCCGACACCGAGCCCGACCTGTACTGGGGGCTGCGCGGTGGGGGCGGCAACCTCGGCGTGGTGACCGGGATGCGGATCGAGCTGCTGCCGGTGGCCCGGGTGTACGGCGGCGCGCTCGCCTTCGATGTGGACGCCGATCCGGGTGTTCTCGCCGGCTGGTGGCGGTGGACCCGGGACCTGCCGGACGAGCTGACCTCCGCGGTGAGCATGCTCGGCTACCCGGACCTGCCGGTGTTTCCGGCGGCGCTGCGCGGCCGGCACATCGCCAAGCTGCAACTGTGCTGGTGCGGGCCGGCCGAGCAGGGGGAGCGGCTGATCGCCCCGCTGCGCGAACTCGGCGAGTGCGTGCAGGACAGCGTCGGCGAGCTGCCGTACGCCGAGTCGGGGTCGATCTTCGCCGAGCCGGAGCGCCCGCACCCGTACCGGTCCAGCCCGGTGCTGCTGTCCGCGCTGGACGCGGACCGGCTCGACGCGCTGCGCCGGGACGCCGGCGCGGCGCCGGTGATGTGTGTGGTGGGCATCCGGCACCTGGGCGGCGCGATGGCCCGGCCGCCGCGGGTGCCGAACGCGGTCGGCCACCGGGACGCGGCGTACCTGCTGTCGGTGCTGTCGCCGGTCGATGCGGACGCGGGCACCGTGGCGGACACCCATCGCCGGCTGACCGCGCCGTGGCAGCCGGACGCGGTCGGCCGGCCGCTCAACTTCAGTTTCGGGCCGCTCGCGCCGCGGGAGGTCCTGGCCGGCTTCGACGAGGCGGCCCAGCAGCGGCTCGCCGAGCTGCGGGCCCGCTTCGACCCGGCCCACACCCTCCGCCCGCACCACCCGATTCCCACCCCCGGTAGATGTCGCCCCGGTTGA